The genome window GCGGGGAGATTTACCCTGTTAATCCCATGGGCGGCGAGATCTCTGGCTTGAAAATCTATCCTGATTTGAGAGCGATTCCGAAACCGGTTGATCTGGTGATTGTCTGCATCCCTCGACAATTTGTCCTCAGCCTGCTTGATGATTGTGCAGTTGCCGGAGTAAAGGCTGTCCATTTCTTCACTGCCGGGTTCCGGGAGACCGGTGAGTCTGAGTGGATCAAGGTGGAGGAGGAAATAGTGGAGAAAGCCCACAAGGGGGGATTTCACATTATTGGACCCAACTGCATTGGTATCTACTCCCCTGAGCAGAGGATACCCTATGGACCATCTCCCCTGTTAGGTACTGCAGGTACGATAGGATTTATCTCCCAGAGTGGTGGGCATGCGGGGAAGATCTTAGAGATCGGGTTAGCCCTACAACGTAATATATAAATATTTAATGTTGTAATCATTTATGTTCTTTGATA of Syntrophales bacterium contains these proteins:
- a CDS encoding CoA-binding protein produces the protein MKDTEEKLKEFEPIFYPRSIAVAGASADTCKMGSKWVNGLLAAGFRGEIYPVNPMGGEISGLKIYPDLRAIPKPVDLVIVCIPRQFVLSLLDDCAVAGVKAVHFFTAGFRETGESEWIKVEEEIVEKAHKGGFHIIGPNCIGIYSPEQRIPYGPSPLLGTAGTIGFISQSGGHAGKILEIGLALQRNI